The proteins below come from a single Plantactinospora sp. KBS50 genomic window:
- a CDS encoding DNA-directed RNA polymerase subunit beta', with protein sequence MLDVNFFDELRIGLATADDIRQWSHGEVKKPETINYRTLKPEKDGLFCEKIFGPQRDWECYCGKYKRVRFKGIICERCGVEVTRSKVRRERMGHIELAAPVTHIWYFKGVPSRLGYLLDLAPKDLEKIIYFASYVVTGVDVEARHRDLATIENEILAEKRQAENSRDSEIEKRAAKLESDLADLEAEGAKADVRRKVKEGGEREMRQIRDRAQREIDRLDEVLDTFRKLEPKQLVTDELLYRELRDRFGEYFTGGMGAEAIKALVQNMDLDAEAENLREVIRSGKGQRKIRALKRLKVVAAFQNTRNSPLGMVLDCVPVIPPDLRPMVQLDGGRFATSDLNDLYRRVINRNNRLKRLIDLGAPEIIVNNEKRMLQEAVDALFDNGRRGRPVTGPGNRPLKSLSDMLKGKQGRFRQNLLGKRVDYSGRSVIVVGPRLKLHQCGLPKQMALELFKPFVMKRLVDLNHAQNIKSAKRMVERQRPVVWDVLEEVITEHPVLLNRAPTLHRLGIQAFEPQLVEGKAIQIHPLVCTAFNADFDGDQMAVHVPLSAEAQAEARILMLSSNNILKPADGKPVTMPTQDMVIGLYHLTHLTPDGPGAGRAFSSDAEARMAFDAGELDLQAPVRIRLRDVEDVDNGRGAQPWTAPEDWTPGEPLTVETTLGRVLFNETLPKGYRFVNYEIRKGQLSAIVNDLAERFPKVALAATLDGLKEAGFHWATWSGVTIGMGDVIAPPRKREILERYEKEADRIDKQYQRGLMTAEERRGELIEIWTKATNEVAKEMDTALPQENPLWKMINSGARGNLLQLRQIAAIRGLVANPKGEIIPRPIKASYREGLSVLEYFISTHGARKGLADTALRTADSGYLTRRLVDVSQDVIIREVDCGTDRAIPMQVGEWADGKLVVHEHAETGVHARTLADDIKGSDGTLVAERGADINSILVDRIVAAGVETVRVRSVLTCESKLGVCGACYGRSLPTGKTVDVGEAVGIIAAQSIGEPGTQLTMRTFHTGGVAGEDITQGLPRVQEIFEARIPKGKAPIADTPGRVRIEDGERSRKIIVVPDDGSDEIVYDKISKRVRLRAHDGDHVDVGEKLTEGTIDPHELLRILGPRAVQVHLTQEVQEVYRSQGVLIHDKHIEIIIRQMLKRVTVIDSGSTEFLPGVLVDRAVFESENRRLVSEGGEPAAGRPQLMGITKASLATDSWLSAASFQETTRVLTDAAINARSDSLIGLKENVIIGKLIPAGTGISKYRNIRVEPTEEAKAKVYSMTGYPETDYGFGPASGQAVPLDDFDFGSYR encoded by the coding sequence GTGCTCGACGTCAATTTCTTCGACGAGTTGCGCATCGGTCTGGCGACCGCGGACGACATCCGGCAGTGGTCGCACGGCGAGGTCAAGAAGCCCGAGACGATCAACTACCGCACCCTCAAGCCGGAAAAGGACGGGCTCTTCTGCGAGAAGATCTTCGGTCCGCAGCGGGACTGGGAGTGCTACTGCGGTAAGTACAAGCGGGTCCGCTTCAAGGGCATCATCTGCGAGCGCTGCGGCGTCGAGGTGACCCGGTCCAAGGTCCGCCGCGAGCGGATGGGCCACATCGAGCTGGCCGCCCCGGTCACGCACATCTGGTACTTCAAGGGTGTGCCGAGCCGGCTGGGCTACCTGCTCGACCTGGCCCCCAAGGACCTCGAAAAGATCATCTACTTCGCGTCGTACGTGGTGACCGGGGTGGACGTCGAGGCGCGGCACCGCGACCTCGCCACGATCGAGAACGAGATCCTGGCCGAGAAGCGGCAGGCGGAGAACAGCCGCGACTCGGAGATCGAGAAGCGCGCCGCCAAGCTGGAGTCCGACCTCGCCGACCTGGAGGCCGAAGGCGCCAAGGCCGACGTCCGCCGCAAGGTCAAGGAGGGCGGCGAGCGGGAGATGCGCCAGATCCGGGACCGGGCGCAGCGCGAGATCGACCGCCTGGACGAGGTGCTGGACACCTTCCGCAAGCTGGAGCCCAAGCAGCTCGTCACCGACGAACTGCTCTACCGGGAGCTGCGCGACCGGTTCGGCGAGTACTTCACCGGCGGCATGGGTGCCGAGGCCATCAAGGCGCTGGTCCAGAACATGGACCTGGACGCCGAGGCGGAGAACCTGCGCGAGGTCATCCGGTCCGGCAAGGGCCAGCGGAAGATCCGGGCGCTCAAGCGGCTCAAGGTCGTGGCGGCGTTCCAGAACACCCGCAACTCCCCGCTGGGCATGGTGCTGGACTGCGTACCGGTGATCCCGCCGGACCTGCGGCCGATGGTGCAGCTCGACGGTGGCCGGTTCGCCACCAGCGACCTGAACGACCTGTACCGCCGGGTGATCAACCGGAACAACCGGCTGAAGCGGCTGATCGACCTGGGCGCGCCGGAGATCATCGTCAACAACGAGAAGCGGATGCTCCAGGAGGCCGTCGACGCGCTGTTCGACAACGGCCGCCGGGGTCGCCCGGTCACCGGGCCGGGCAACCGTCCGCTCAAGTCGCTGTCCGACATGCTCAAGGGCAAGCAGGGCCGGTTCCGGCAGAACCTGCTCGGCAAGCGCGTCGACTACTCCGGCCGGTCGGTCATCGTCGTCGGCCCGCGGCTGAAGCTGCACCAGTGCGGCCTGCCCAAGCAGATGGCGCTGGAGCTGTTCAAGCCGTTCGTGATGAAGCGCCTGGTCGATCTCAACCACGCGCAGAACATCAAGTCGGCCAAGCGGATGGTCGAGCGGCAGCGGCCGGTCGTGTGGGACGTCCTCGAAGAGGTCATCACCGAGCACCCGGTGCTGCTCAACCGGGCGCCGACCCTGCACCGGCTGGGCATCCAGGCGTTCGAGCCGCAGCTGGTGGAGGGCAAGGCCATCCAGATCCACCCGCTGGTCTGCACCGCGTTCAACGCGGACTTCGACGGCGACCAGATGGCGGTGCACGTGCCGCTGTCGGCCGAGGCGCAGGCCGAGGCCCGGATCCTGATGCTGTCCTCGAACAACATCCTCAAGCCGGCCGACGGCAAGCCGGTCACGATGCCCACTCAGGACATGGTGATCGGGCTGTACCACCTCACCCACCTGACGCCGGACGGCCCGGGTGCGGGTCGGGCGTTCAGCTCCGACGCCGAGGCGCGGATGGCGTTCGACGCGGGCGAACTGGACCTGCAGGCGCCGGTCCGGATCCGGCTGCGGGACGTCGAGGACGTGGACAACGGCCGCGGCGCGCAGCCGTGGACCGCACCCGAGGACTGGACCCCGGGCGAGCCGCTGACCGTGGAGACCACCCTCGGCCGGGTGCTGTTCAACGAGACCCTGCCCAAGGGCTACCGGTTCGTGAACTACGAGATCCGCAAGGGCCAGCTCTCGGCGATCGTGAACGACCTCGCCGAGCGCTTCCCCAAGGTCGCGCTGGCGGCGACGCTGGACGGCCTCAAGGAGGCGGGCTTCCACTGGGCCACCTGGTCCGGCGTCACCATCGGCATGGGCGACGTCATCGCTCCGCCGCGCAAGCGGGAGATCCTGGAGCGGTACGAGAAGGAAGCCGACCGGATCGACAAGCAGTACCAGCGTGGTCTGATGACCGCCGAGGAACGTCGCGGCGAGCTCATCGAGATCTGGACCAAGGCCACCAACGAGGTGGCCAAGGAGATGGACACCGCGCTGCCGCAGGAGAACCCGCTGTGGAAGATGATCAACTCGGGTGCCCGCGGTAACCTGCTCCAGCTCCGGCAGATCGCGGCGATCCGCGGTCTGGTGGCCAACCCGAAGGGCGAGATCATCCCGCGGCCGATCAAGGCCAGCTACCGGGAGGGTCTGTCCGTGCTGGAGTACTTCATCTCCACGCACGGTGCCCGGAAGGGTCTCGCCGACACCGCGCTGCGGACCGCCGACTCGGGTTACCTGACCCGTCGTCTGGTGGACGTCTCGCAGGACGTGATCATCCGCGAGGTGGACTGCGGCACCGACCGGGCCATCCCGATGCAGGTCGGTGAGTGGGCCGACGGCAAGCTCGTGGTGCACGAGCACGCCGAGACGGGCGTGCACGCCCGGACCCTGGCCGACGACATCAAGGGCTCCGACGGCACCCTGGTGGCCGAGCGGGGCGCGGACATCAACTCGATCCTGGTGGACCGGATCGTCGCCGCCGGTGTGGAGACGGTCCGCGTCCGCAGCGTGCTGACCTGCGAGTCGAAGCTGGGCGTCTGCGGTGCCTGCTACGGCCGGTCGCTGCCGACCGGCAAGACCGTGGATGTCGGCGAGGCCGTCGGCATCATCGCCGCCCAGTCCATCGGTGAGCCGGGTACGCAGCTGACGATGCGTACCTTCCACACCGGTGGTGTCGCGGGTGAGGACATCACCCAGGGTCTGCCCCGGGTCCAGGAAATCTTCGAGGCCCGGATCCCGAAGGGCAAGGCGCCGATCGCCGACACCCCGGGCCGGGTCCGGATCGAGGACGGCGAGCGGTCGCGGAAGATCATCGTGGTGCCGGACGACGGCAGCGACGAGATCGTCTACGACAAGATCTCCAAGCGGGTCCGGCTGCGGGCCCACGACGGCGACCACGTCGACGTCGGGGAGAAGCTCACCGAGGGCACCATCGACCCGCACGAGTTGCTGCGCATCCTCGGCCCGCGGGCGGTCCAGGTCCACCTGACCCAGGAGGTCCAGGAGGTCTACCGGTCCCAGGGTGTGCTCATCCACGACAAGCACATCGAGATCATCATCCGCCAGATGCTCAAGCGGGTGACCGTGATCGACTCCGGCTCGACCGAGTTCCTGCCGGGTGTGCTGGTCGACCGCGCGGTCTTCGAGTCGGAGAACCGGCGGTTGGTCTCCGAGGGCGGCGAGCCGGCCGCCGGTCGTCCGCAGCTCATGGGTATCACCAAGGCGTCGCTGGCCACCGACTCGTGGCTGTCGGCGGCGTCGTTCCAGGAGACCACCCGGGTGCTGACCGACGCGGCGATCAACGCCCGCAGCGACTCGCTGATCGGGCTCAAGGAGAACGTCATCATCGGAAAGCTCATCCCGGCCGGTACCGGCATCAGCAAGTACCGCAACATCCGGGTGGAGCCGACCGAGGAGGCGAAGGCCAAGGTCTACTCGATGACCGGGTACCCGGAGACGGACTACGGCTTCGGGCCGGCCAGCGGCCAGGCGGTACCGCTGGACGACTTCGACTTCGGGTCGTACCGCTAA